From Micromonospora echinaurantiaca:
GGCCTGGGCGAGCGCGCCGGCGAGGTGGCCGGCGGCGTGTGGCAGGTCGCCGGCCTCCAGCGCCAGCCGGGCCAGGGCCAGCTCCTCCGCCACGGGCAGCGGGCGGTCGTCCTCGGACACGGCGTCCTCTCGGTCGTTTCTGCTCGGTGAGGTCGGGCAAGCCTAGGTGATGTTGGAACGAGGTGGTGATCATCTGCGCACTACTGCTCGTTAGATTGCTCAGGCCAGATCAAACGTGCAAGACTGAGCAGGAAACGCGCGGCAATCGCGCAGTGGGAGGAGTTTCCGTGACGGGTGCAGGGGCCGGGATGGCCGCCGACATCGACGAGCAGCCGGCCGGCTACGACCGGTTGCTCTCCGCCGAACACGCCGGGGCGATCGCCCGGGTCGCGGCCGTGATCGCCGAGCGCCGGCCCCGGCACGTGGTGTTCACCGCCCGGGGCACCTCCGATCACGCCGCGCTCTACGGCGCCTACCTGACCGAGATCCGGCTCGGCCTGCCGGCCGGGCTCGCCTCGCCCAGCGCGATCACTGTCTACGGCGCCCGACCCGACCTCTCCGACGCGCTGGTGGTCGGGGTCAGCCAGAGCGGCGGCTCGCCCGACCTCACCGAGGTGCTCCGCGCGGCCCGCGCCTCCGGCGCGCTCACCCTCGCCGTCACCAACGCGCCGGACTCCCCGCTGGCCGGCGCCGCCGAGCTCAGCGTGGACATCGCCGCCGGGCACGAGCGGGCGGTGGCCGCCACGAAGACCTACACCGCCGAGCTGCTCGCCCTGCTGATGCTGGTCGAGGGGATCCGCGCCGGCGACGGGGCGCTGCCCGCCGCCGAGCGGGAGGCGCTCGCCGCCCTGCCCGAGCTGGCCGCCCGCACCCTGGCCGACCCCACCCCGGCCCAGCTCGCCCCGCGCTACCGGTTCGCCGCCCAACTGGTCACCACCGGCCGGGGGTACGCCTACCCGACCGCCCGGGAGGCGGCGCTGAAGCTGATGGAGACCTCGTACCTGCCGGCGCTCGCCTTCTCCGGCGCCGACCTGCTGCACGGCCCGCTGGCGATGACCGACCCGGACGTGCCGGTGCTGGCCGTGGTCGGCTCCGGGCCGGGCGGGCGGTCGATGGGCGAGGTGCTGCCCCGGCTGGGTGAGCGCCGCGCCGACGTGGTGGTGGTCGGTTCGGCCGAGGTGGCCGGCGCGACCCGGATGGCGGTGCCCGAGGTCGACGAGCGGTACGCCCCGCTGCTGGACATCCTGCCGCTGCAACGGTTGGCGTTGGCGTTGGCGCTGGCCCGGGGCGAGGACCCGGACGCGCCCCGGGGGCTCAAGAAGGTCACCGCGACGATGTGAGTGGCGACGTGGCACGCTGGTCAGCGTGTCCACGCTGCGCGACCTCGCCGAGGAGCACACCCGCCTCCGCCCGGCCGACATCGACCACCTGCACCGGATCGCCGGGGACTGGCAGTTGCTGTCCGACCTGTCCTTCGCCGACCTGCTGCTCTGGGTGCCGGTGGACGGCGACGGGACGTACCTCTGCGTGGCCCAGGTCCGCCCGACGACCGCCCCCACCGCGTACCTGGACGACCAGGTGGGGCGGATCGTCGGCGGGCCGGAGGTGGCCCACCTGGAGGTGGCCTACCGGCAGGGCCGGATCTGGCGGGAGGGCGACCCGGTCTGGTACGGCGACGTGCCCGCCCGGCACGAGGCGATCCCGGTCCGGCTGCGTACCGCCGACGGCGAGGCCGGTGAGGTGGTGGCCGTGGTCGGCCGGGACACCAACCTCTCCACCGCGCGTACCCCCAGCCAGCTGGAGCTGAACTACCTCACCACCGCCGACGACCTGGCCCAGATGATCGCCGACGGCACCTTCCCGCCGCCCCGGCACCCGGGCGAGACCACGTCCGCGCCGCGGGTCGGCGACGGGCTGGTCCGGCTGGACGCCAACGGCAAGGTCACCTACGCCAGCCCGAACGCCCAGTCGGCGTACCGGCGCCTGGGCTACGCCTCGCACCTGGTGGGGGAGGATCTGGCGGCGCTGCACCGCCGGCTGGCCGGCGACCCGCTGGAGGGCACCGACGCGGCGAACGGCATCCTGGCCGCGCTGCGCGGCGAGGCGCCGCCCCGCCGGGAGATCGACGCCCGGGGCGCGACCATGCTCACCCGGGCGCTGCCGCTGATGCCCGCCGGGGTGCCGATCGGCGCCCTGGTGCTGGTCCGCGACATCACCGAGGTACGCCGCCGGGACCGCGCCCTGATGACCAAGGACGCCACCATCCGGGAGATCCACCACCGGGTGAAGAACAACCTCCAGACGGTCGCCGCGCTGCTGCGGTTGCAGGCCCGCCGGGTGGCGATGCCCGAGGCCCGGGTCGCCCTGGAGGAGTCGGTACGCCGGGTCGCCTCGATCGCCCTGGTGCACGAGACGCTCTCCATGTCCAGCGACGAGGCGGTCGAGTTCGACGGCATCGTGGACCGGGTGGCCAGCGCGGCGACCGAGGTGGCCGCGGCTGAGTCGACGGTCGGCATGCGGCGCCGGGGCAGCTTCGGGGTGCTGCCCGCGGAGATCGCCACCTCGCTGGTGATGGTCCTCAACGAGCTGCTGCTCAACGCCGTCGAGCACGGCTTCCCGCCGGCCGAGACGGCCGAGACGGCCGGGGCGACCGAGGTGGCCGGGGCGGCCGACGGCGCGGAGCCGCCGGGCCCGGTGGCCAGGCCGGAGGTGGTGGTCTCGGCGCACCGGTTCCGCAAGCAGTTGCACGTCTCGGTGACCGACAACGGACGCGGGCTGCCGCCCGGGTTCGACGCCGAGCAGAGCGGACGGCTGGGGCTGCAGATCGTCCGCGCGCTGGTCACCGGCGAGCTGCGCGGCTCCATCGAGTTGCGCGACGGTGCGGAGGGCGGCACCGAGGCGGTGCTGGTCGTCCCGCTGGCCCGCAGCGCCCCCCGCTCCCCGAACTGAGCCGAGTGCTGTTCCCCGGCCTGTGCCGGCTGCTGTCTCCCGGGCTGAGCCCGAGTGCTGGCCCGGGCCGGAGCCGGCCGCTGTCCGAGCTGAGCCGGCGCTGGCTCCGGGGTGGTGCGCCTTGGCCGAGAGCCGCCGCGTGCGGTCAGCGGGTGAGCAGGGCCACGGTCAGGCCGGGACGCGGCCAGACCTGCTCGACGGTGAAGCCGTCGCGCAGCGCCGCGCCCTTCGCGCCGGGCACGGCGGCCACCGGGTCCGCCCGGCGGCCGGCGACGACCAGCCAGACCCGCTCGGCACCGGCCAGGCACTGCGCCGGCCGGTCGCACTCGGCGGCCCACAGGTCGCCCCGGCGGGCCTGATCCCGGGTCACCAGCACGTCGTCGGGACGCCGGTCGCGCAGGTGGTACCGGAGGCCGAGGTCGAGGAAGAGCCAGCTCTCCCGGGGTGAGTAGACGACCGCGTCGCCGGGGCGCTGGTTCGCCGCGACCACCCCGGCCGCCGCCCGGTAGTCGACCGGGGCGCTGCGCGGCCATTCGTGGGTCCGTCGCAGCGCCGCCTGGTCGGGCAGGCCGAGCAGCCCGGCGAGCGCCACCACGGCCAGCGCCGCGGGCAGCCGCACCGGGGCCAGCGCCGCGCCGGCCAGCAGGGCGGCGAACGGCACCACGAAGACCAGGTACCGGGGCACCCACAGCGGCACCGCGAGACCGGCGGCGAAGACCAGCAGCACCGGCAGCAGCACCGCGCAGCCGGGCAGCAGGGCACGTCGGCCCCACCGAGCGGCCCCGAGCGCGGCGAGGCCGACCAGCAGGCCACCCACGACGCCGCTCTGCGCCACCCCGCCGGCCAGCGCCGGCAGGTCCTCCGGTCGGGCGGTGTCCACCCAGTCCAGCTGCCGGGACCGCTGCCCGGCGGCGACCAGCACCAGCGGGGTCAGCAGCAGCGCGGCCGGCAGCAGGGCGAGCAACCACCACAATGGACGACGCCACGTCCCGGCCGCGCCGGGACCGCCCGCGGCGCCGGGACCGCCCCTGGTGGCGGGACCGCTCGCGCTGGCGGGACCGACCGGGGCGTCAGGCCCGCCCGAGATACCGGGACCGCCCGAGATACCGGGACCGTTCGGGGCGCCGGGACCGCCCGGGGCGTCCGCCGCCGGCACACCGGCCCGGTCCGGCGTACGGCGGGCGGCGAGCACCGCCACCGCGTGCGCGGCGAGCAGGGTGAGGGCGATCAGGTGGGTGAGCCCGAGCGCGGCGACCGCGGCCGCGTACCCGGCCCAGCGCGCCCATCCGGGCCGGCGCAGCGCCTCGACCAGCAGCAGCGTGGCCAGCACCGCGAGGAACGTGGCCAGCGCGTACGGCCGGGCCTCCTGGCCGTACCGGGAGGTGCCGGGGAGCACCGCGAAGAGCAGCCCGCCGAGCAGCCCGGCTCGGGCGTCGCCGAGGCGCTGCCCGAGGAGCGCGGTGAGCCCGGCCGCCGCCGCCATGGCCAGCGCGGCGGGCAGCCGCAGCGCGGTCACCGAGTCGCCGACGACCGCCACCCAGCCGTGCATGACCAGGTAGTACGGCCCGGTCGCGGCGTCGATGGCGCCGGTCAGCCGGACCAGGTCGCCCACCGACCGGGTGGCCGCGCTCCAGGTGGCCAGCTCGTCCCGCCACAGTTGGGCGCGGCCGATCCCGGCGACGGTGACCAGCAGCGTCAGCAAGGCCGGCCACGGCCAGACCGGCAGGGATCGAGCGGTCCGCCCGCGGCCGCTGACGCCGGGCTCCGCATGGGCCACCCGGGGTCGCAACTTCTCGGACAATCTGCCCACCTGTCGAGCCTTCCACACGGCCGTCCGTCCGCGCGGGCGCGCAGGCGATCGCCCAACCTGAGGCGGTGGCGGGCACGACGGCGGGTGGACGGCACGTCGCGGCCCGCTCGCCCGTGATGTGGGATCCGGCACGCGGTCATTGGTCGGCCCGCTCGGGGTGTGGCAGCATGACCTCATGACCGCCGCTGTCGTCCGCCGCTTCGTGGCCCGCCGCCACGTCGACTACGGCCGCGTGCGCAGCGCGATCTGTCCGGCCCACTGACGACGCCCGACCCATCCGTCTCGGGCGCGCTTCCGCGCCGGCCTCCACGACAACGCCGTCCACGGCCCGTACGCCACGGGCCGGCCGTCGCGTATCGCGCTCTCCACCCGCGCAGACAACGGAGGACGCCGCGATGGCGGTCAGCAGCATCCCGGCCCGGCCCGGGGACCCGACGGCGCGACCCGCCCGGGCCCCCCGCCGGCAGCGGGGCGAGGGCCAGTGGGCGCTCGGTCACCGCGAACCGCTCAACGCCAACGAGCGGACCAAGAAGGACGACGACCCGCTGAACGTGCGGGCCCGGATCGAGAACATCTACGCCCACCAGGGCTTCGCCTCCATCGACCCGGCCGACCTGCGTGGCCGGTTCCGCTGGTGGGGCCTCTACACCCAGCGCAAGGCCGGCATCGACGGCGGGCGCACCGCCGTGCTGGAGCCGCACGAGCTGGAGGACGAGCACTTCATGCTCCGGGTCCGGGTCGACGGCGGCCAGCTCGACCTGGCCCAGCTGCGTACCGTCGCCGAGATCTCCCGGGAGTTCGCGCGGGACACCGCCGACATCACCGACCGGCAGAACATCCAGTTCCACTGGATCCGGGTCGAGGACATGCCGGAGATCTGGCGCCGGCTCGAGGCGGTCGGCCTGCAGACCACCGAGGCGTGCGGCGACTGCCCCCGGGTGGTGCTCGGCAGTCCGGTCGCCGGCGTGGCCGAGGCTGAGCTGCTCGACCCGGCCCCGGCGCTCGACGAGATCGTCCGCCGGTACGTCGGCAACCCGGACTTCTCCAACCTGCCGCGCAAGTTCAAGACCTCCATCTCCTGGCTGGTGGACACCCCGTACGAGGCGAACGACGTGGCCTTCCTCGGCGTCGAGCACCCCGACCACGGCCCCGGCTTCGACGTCTGGGTCGGCGGTGGCCTCTCCACCAACCCGATGCTGGCCAAGCGGCTCGGGGTGTGGGTCCCGCTGGCCGAGGTGCCGGACGTCTGGGCCGGCGTGGTGGGCATCTTCCGTGACTACGGCTACCGCCGGCTGCGCAACCGGGCCCGGCTGAAGTTCCTGGTCGCCGACTGGGGGGTGGAGCGGTTCCGCGAGGTGCTGGAGAAGGAGTACCTCGGCCGGGCCCTGCTCGACGGTCCCGCGCCGGAGCTGCCGGAGAAGCCGGTCGACCACATCGGGGTGCACCGGCAGCGCGACGGCCGGCACTACGTCGGGGCCGCCCCGGTGGTGGGGCGGGTCTCCGGCGGGCAACTGGCCCGGCTCGCCGACGTGATCGAGGCGCACGGCAGCGGTCGGATCCGGCTCACCCCGTACCAGAAGCTGCTGGTGCTGGACGTGCCGGCGGAGCGGACCGAGCCGCTGATCGACGCGCTGCGGGAGATCGGCCTGGAGGCCCGGCCGTCGGCCTGGCGGCGCGGCACCATGGCCTGCACCGGCCTCGAGTACTGCAAGCTCGCCATCGTCGAGACCAAGGCCCGTGGTGAGGAACTGGTGGCCCGGCTGGAGGAGCGGCTGCGCGACTTCGACGCGGACATCTCGATCCACCTCAACGGCTGCCCGAACGCCTGCGCCCGCACCCAGGTCGCCGACATCGGGCTGAAGGGCCAGCTGGTGGTCGGCCCGGACGGCCGGCAGGTGGAGGGCTTCCAGGTGCACCTCGGCGGCGGCCTCGGCATGGCCGAGGGGCAGACCGCCGGCTTCGGCCGCAAGCTGCGCGGCCTCAAGACCACCGCCGAGGAGCTTCCGCCGTACGTGGAACGGCTGGCCCGCCGCTACCTGGCCGGCCGGCGCGCGGGCGAGGCGTTCGCCCAGTGGGTGATCAGAGTCGACGAGGAGGAACTGCGATGAGCGAGCGGAGCGAGCGAATCATCAGGCTCAGCGCGAAGGTGCCTCATGACGACACGGAGCGAAGCGGGGTGCCGGCATGAGCAGCGAGTACCGAGCGGCACCCCTGTACTGCCCATACTGCGGCGAGGAGGACCTGCGGCCGAGCGAGGAGGGCCACGGCGCCTGGGAGTGCCACGGCTGCGCCCGGGTGTTCACCGTCCGGTTCAACGGCCTGCTGTCCCGGGCGGTGACCCGATGAGCCTGGTGTCCGCGGCGAACCTCGGACTGGTCGGCGTCGGCGGGCCCCGGCCGGCCGACCCGGCCCGGCGGAGCCCCGACGAGCTGCGCGCGCTGGCCGAGCGGGCCGGCCGGGAACTGGAGGGCGCGCCCGCCCAGGAGATCGCCCGGTGGGCGGCGGAGACCTTCGGCGACCGGTTCTGTGTGACCAGCTCGATGGCCGACGCCGTGCTGGCCCACCTGGTGTCCCGGGTCGCGCCCGGGGTGGACGTGGTCTTCCTCGACACCGGGCTGCACTTTCCCGAGACGCTGCGGGTCCGCGACGAGGTGGCCCGGACGCTGCCGGTGACCGTGCGGTCGATCCGCCCCCGGCTGACCGTCGGCCAGCAGGACGGCGAGTACGGCCCGCGGCTGTTCAACCGGTCCCCGGACGACTGCTGCCAGCTGCGCAAGGTGGAGCCGCTGGAGCGGGCCCTGGCCGGCTACGACGCCTGGGCCGCCGGACTGCGCCGGGACGAGTCGCCGACCCGGGCGAACACGCCGGTGGTGGCCTTCGACCCGCGGCGGGGCAAGGTCAAGGTGAACCCGATCGCGGCCTGGACCCAGGCCGACGTGGACGGCTACATCGCCCGCTGGAACATCCCGGTCAACGAGCTGTTCAAGCAGGGCTACGGCTCGATCGGCTGCTGGCCGTGCACCCGGCGCACCAAGGCGGGCGAGGACCCGCGGGCCGGCCGCTGGGCGATGTTCGAGAAGACCGAGTGCGGGCTGCACGTCTGACCGGGTCGGGCAGCGACCCCGTGGTCCTGGTCGCGCACGGCAGCCGTGATCCGCGGGCTGCCGCGGCGACCCGGGCGCTGGTCCGGGCGGTGTCGGCCGCCCGGCCCGGCACCCCGGTGCTGGCCAGCTGGCTGGACCACACCCGGCCCGGGCCGGCCGAGGTGCTCCGGTCGCTGGCGTCCGCCGGGCACCCCCGGGCGGTCCTGGTGCCGCTGCTGCTGACCGCCGCGTACCACCGGCGGGTGGACATCCCGGCGGCGGTCGCGGCGGCCCGGGAGGCCGGCCCGCCGATCGCGGTACGTGTCACCGACGTGCTCGGCCCGACCGGCGGCGCGGTGGACGGCGGCCTGCTGACGGCCCTGGACCGCAGGTTGGGCGAGGCCGGGCCCGGCCGCTACGACGCGCTGGTGCTGGCGGCGGCGGGCACCCGGGATCCGGCGGCCCGGTGCTCGGTGGGTCGGGTCGCCGCCGCGCTCGGCGACCGGCTCGGCCTGCCGAGCCGGGTCTCGTACGCCTCGGCGGCCCCGCCGGACACCGCGGCGGCGGTGGCCCGGCTGCGGGCCGGCGGCGCCCGCCGGGTGGCCGTGTCCGCGTACTTCCTGGCCCCCGGCCTGTTCCACGACGCGGTGGCGGCGGCGGCCCGGGACGCCGGGGCGGTGGCGGTGGCCGACCCGCTGACCGACGCCCCGGAACTGGCCGACCTGGTGCTGCGTCGGGTCGACGCCGGCGCGGCGGTCACCTGGCGTGACGATGCCGGCGACCACGCGGCGTGACGATGCGGTCGACCACGGGACGTGACGGCGATGCCGACCGCTCGGGCGGGGGCGTGGCGATGATCGGGGCACTGTCGAATTCGACGACCGACAATGCCCCGGACAGCAGAACGCCCCGGCGGGTCGACCCGCCGGGGCGTGAAGCTTGGTGCGTGGTTCAGGCGGAGTGAGCGCGCAGCACCCGGAGGCCACCGCGACGCTTGACGGCGCGCCGCTCCTCCTCGCTCATCCCGCCCCAGACGCCAGCGTCCTGACCGGACTCGAGCGCCCACTGCAGGCACTGGTCGGTCACGGAGCAGCGCCGGCAGACGGCCTTGGCCTGCTCGACCTGCAGGAGAGCCGGGCCGGACGTCCCGATCGGGAAGAACAGCTCCGGGTCCTCGTCGCGGCAGACAGCATGGTGACGCCAGTCCATGGCGGCAACACTCCTCATTCTGGATGGGTGGCAGATATTGCTTTGGTGCTTTTTCCTATATGCATCCGCAGCGCCGACGGTGACGGTTCGCGTCCGGCTATTCGGCACTGCGTGAGCAGGCTGCTGGCCCCGCGGACCTGCTGGAAAGGCTCAAACCTGCCGAGCATATCCAGGCAATGTCCCGGTAACTCAAGTTCGCTTGTGAATACTTTCACGAACTCTCGCGATGTCAAGGGTGCCGCTCGGAAAAACTCCGCGCGGTGAGCAAGCCCACAACCCATTTGTCCGGGTTCCCGAGCGCTCTGGTTACCCGGTGTACCACAGTCGAGGATCAATATAGTACAGTCCGCGTGACATTGCTGACATTTCCGGCACCTGCCTCCCGGTGTGGCGGCGCCGCGTCGGTGCGGTGCCGCGACCGCGTCGACCTAGGGCAGTACCCGAGACCTAGCAGATTACTCTCAGTGCCGCGGGAATGGATGTGAATCTGACTTTCTCCCGCTCGCCGAGATAGTCGCCGTCCAACTGGAACGCCTGTGGACGCTCGGCGAGCAGGGTGAACTCGGCCAGGTCGTGCATCCGGAGCACCTGTTTGCCGCGCGGATCGGGGTGCCGGGAGAAGAACTGCGTCACCGTGCGTGTGGTGCTGGCGACCCGCAGCCGCCGCAGGGCCAGCACGTCCAGCCCCAGGTCGAAGGACGCCTCCGGGTTGGGGTTGATCTCCCGGTCGCCGAGGTAGGTCCAGGGTGCGGTGTTCTGGATGATGACCGTGGCCAACTCGCTCTCGGCCGGCTCGCCGGGGCGCTCCAGGCTGATCGCCGGGTGCCGCCGGTCCGAGGCGAGGAAGTACTGGCTCACCGTGGACCGCAGGTAGAGCCCGGGCGTGGAGACCCGGCCCCGGCGGCGGGCCCGCTCCACCCGGTGGATCACGGCGGCATCGATGCCGAAGCCGGCACAGAAGGTGAAGTAGCGGTCGTCGGCCCGGCCCAGCCCGATCGTGCGGTGCCGGCCCAGCCGGAGCCCCTCCAGGATCATGCTGGTGCCCTCCGGCCACTCCCGGGGCAGCCCCAGCGCCCGGGCGAAGACGTTGGTCGACCCGCCCGGCACGGTGGCCAGCGCCGGCAGCCGCTCGGCCGGCGTGGCGGCGCCGGCCACGGTCGGCGGGTTCGCCGTCATCAGGCCGTTCACCACCTCGTTGACGGTGCCGTCGCCACCGAGGGTGACCACCACGTTGACGCCCTCCTCGGCCGCCTCGCGGGCGAGCGCGGTCGCGTGCCCCCGCCGCCGGGTGTACCGCACGGAGAGGTCGACTTCGCTGCGCAGCGCCCGGACCAGCACGTCCCGGCTGCGCTCGCTGGTGGTGGTGGCCTTCGGATTGACCACCAGGACGGCCCGCATGGGCGGCACTGTACCCCGGAGTAGCACAGGTATCGTGGCGCGCGTGACGCTCGACTCCGACCCGATTCCCGTCACGCTCCGCTGGGCGGTCCGGCTGCTGCGGGGCGAGGCGGTCGCGGTGGGCCTGCTCGCCGGGTGGCTGATCTGGGCCGACCTCACCGCCGCCAGCACCGACCGGCTGTCGGCCTGGCTGGTGACCGCGTTCGCCATCGGCGCCGCCGCCGCGCTCTGGGCCCTGGGCGGCGGGCTGGAGCGGCGCCGGGCCGGCGCGCGGGCGCCGGCGATCGTGCTTCAGCTGATGCTGCTGCCGATCGGGTGGTTCATGGTCCAGGGCGGGATGGGTTGGCTCGGCGTGCCGCTGATGGCCCTCGGGGTCGGGGTGAGCTGGCTGCTGGTGAGCCCGGCGACCAGCCGGGCGCTCGGCTTCGGGGCGCCCGAGGGCGGTCAGTAACCCGAGGCGCGGCGGGTCAGCAGCGAGATGGTGGCCCGGCCACCGGCGACGTTCGCCGTCGCCGAGGTGGTCAGCGCGGTGAGCACCTTCCAGGCGAAGGAGGACTCGGCGGGCAGCCCGGCGCCGCGGACGGTGGGCACGGTCACCTCGACGGTGAGCGCGTCCTCGGTCACCGCGAACCGGCAGTCGAGTTCGGCGTCCCGGGTGGCGATGGCGAGCAGCATGGCGCAGGCCTCGTCGACCGCGATGCGCAGGTCCTCGATCTCGTCGAGGGCGAACTGCAGCCGCGCCGCCAGACCCGCCGTGGCGGTGCGCAGCACGCCGAGGTAGCCGCCGTCGGCGGGCACGGTGAGGTGCACGACGTCGTCGTCGGTGGTCGGCTGGCCGGTCAGTTGAGTCACCACTCATCCCCCCGGTCGGGGACTCTACCCGCTCAGCGGGCGGGCCGTGTGGGGGCGGTCACCTGGGCCGCGAGACCGGCCAGGGCGGCGCCGTCGAGCCGGTAGGGGATCCACTCGGTCAGTTGCTCGGCGCCGATGGCGGCGTAGAAGCCGGCGGCCGGGTTCCAGTCGAGCATCGACCACTCCAGCCGGTGGTAGCCGCGCCGTACGCAGATGTCGGCGAGGGTGGCCAGCAGCAGCTTGCCGGCTCCGGTGCCCCGCGCGGCCGGCCGGACGTACAGGTCCTCCAGGTGGATGCCGTGCACCCCGGCCCAGGTGGAGAAGTTCAGGAACCAGAGCGCGAAGCCGACCGGGGAGTCCCGGTCGTCCACCGCCACGTGCCCGTAGAGCGCCGGGGCCGGGCCGAACAGCGCGGCGTGCAGCTGCTCCGCGGTGAGATGGCACTGCTCGGGTGCGCGCTCGTACTCGGCCAGCTCGTGCACCATGGCGACGACGGCCGGCACGTCCGCTGGACGCGCCGGCCGGATCGTCGGCGGAACCGCGAGGGTCACGCCTTCTTGGTCTCCCAGAAGATCTTGGCGATCTCGTCGATCTTCTGCAGCAGCTGGTCGGCGGTGGCCGGGTCGAGGCTGCCCTTCACGCCGCCCGAGCCGGCGAGCTTGGTGGCCTCGTTGAACAGCTGGTGCAGCTGGGGGTACTTCTCGAAGTGGTTCGCCTTGAAGTAGTCGGTCCAGAGCACCCACAGGTGGTGCTTGACCAGCTCGGCGCGCTGCTCCTTGATGATGACGGCCCGCGTGCGGAACTCCGGGTCGGTGTTCGCCTGGTACTTCTCGCAGATCATTTTGACCGACTCGGCCTCGATCCGGGCCTGCGCCGGGTCGTACACGCCGCAGGGCAGGTCGCAGTGGGCGCTGGCGGTCACGCGGGGCACAAGGATGCGTGGAAGTCGCATCGGGATCCTCCATGGGAAGTTTGCGATGATCCAAGCCGACATTACTCCTGGCGGGGCTCCCCCAAGCCGGTGGAGGTGAAACCGATGACCGCCGACCGTCCGGCGGCCGCGCGCCGGCTGCCCTGGCCGTTGACGGCGGTGCTGGTCAGCGGCCCGTCCATGGCGCCGACCCTGCGTCACGGGGACGCCGTGCTGGTCCGCCGGGGCGGCCGGCCGGTCCGCCCCGGCGACGTCGTGGTCGCGGTCTTCCGCAGTCGCCCTGACCTGCTGGTCGTCAAGCGGGCGGTACGCGCCCAGGACGGCGGCTGGTGGCTGTACGGGGACAACGAGTTCGTCGCCGACGACTCCCGGGCGTACGGGGTGGCCGACGTGCACGGCCGGGTGGTGGCCCGCTACTGGCCCCGGCCCGGACGGGTGCGTCGGCGCCCGTTATGACCCTGCTCACATCGGTGGGGCTCCGACGACACTATGCTCGGAAGTGCCCGGGTGACCCCCCGCACCGCGCGCCACCGCTCGTCGCCTCACCACGCGTACCGACCGGCTGGTCCAGCTGCTCGACAGATCCTGGAGTCACCATGTCACCGTCCACCGTGGACCCTGCTGATCCCGTCTTCCGACTGCACCGTGG
This genomic window contains:
- the sodN gene encoding superoxide dismutase, Ni is translated as MRLPRILVPRVTASAHCDLPCGVYDPAQARIEAESVKMICEKYQANTDPEFRTRAVIIKEQRAELVKHHLWVLWTDYFKANHFEKYPQLHQLFNEATKLAGSGGVKGSLDPATADQLLQKIDEIAKIFWETKKA
- a CDS encoding S26 family signal peptidase; protein product: MEVKPMTADRPAAARRLPWPLTAVLVSGPSMAPTLRHGDAVLVRRGGRPVRPGDVVVAVFRSRPDLLVVKRAVRAQDGGWWLYGDNEFVADDSRAYGVADVHGRVVARYWPRPGRVRRRPL
- a CDS encoding ATP-binding protein produces the protein MTQLTGQPTTDDDVVHLTVPADGGYLGVLRTATAGLAARLQFALDEIEDLRIAVDEACAMLLAIATRDAELDCRFAVTEDALTVEVTVPTVRGAGLPAESSFAWKVLTALTTSATANVAGGRATISLLTRRASGY
- a CDS encoding diacylglycerol/lipid kinase family protein codes for the protein MRAVLVVNPKATTTSERSRDVLVRALRSEVDLSVRYTRRRGHATALAREAAEEGVNVVVTLGGDGTVNEVVNGLMTANPPTVAGAATPAERLPALATVPGGSTNVFARALGLPREWPEGTSMILEGLRLGRHRTIGLGRADDRYFTFCAGFGIDAAVIHRVERARRRGRVSTPGLYLRSTVSQYFLASDRRHPAISLERPGEPAESELATVIIQNTAPWTYLGDREINPNPEASFDLGLDVLALRRLRVASTTRTVTQFFSRHPDPRGKQVLRMHDLAEFTLLAERPQAFQLDGDYLGEREKVRFTSIPAALRVIC
- a CDS encoding GNAT family N-acetyltransferase, with the translated sequence MVHELAEYERAPEQCHLTAEQLHAALFGPAPALYGHVAVDDRDSPVGFALWFLNFSTWAGVHGIHLEDLYVRPAARGTGAGKLLLATLADICVRRGYHRLEWSMLDWNPAAGFYAAIGAEQLTEWIPYRLDGAALAGLAAQVTAPTRPAR